AGTTTTTCACACAGTGCAAGTATCTAGTTGCCCGCGGAATGGGAGTGATAATTACCATCCATCCGGAGGACATCCCGCCGGACCTTCGCATGAGGGTAAAGGGAGGTGTCGACGTGTATCTGAAGCTTGGTGTGACAAACATCGGCGGAAAGGATGTGAAAACACTCAAAATAGTAAAACTGATCGGGGCAAAGGAGAACACGGATTCTGGCTTTGCATTTGACGTAGACATGACATTTGGAATAAAGATCGTTCCAATCTCGATGGCAAACGCCTAGGTGAACACGATGGAGGACATGGAACTTGCCCTTTGATTTTTCGCAGGTAAGGGATCCGAGATTCGTGCAGGAGCTGAAAAAATCGCCGCACCTGCTAAACTACATGGAAATGTACACGATACGCGGAAATCCCCTACCGCTATTCACCGAGCAGCTGCAGGCTGAGCACAAAAAGCTCAAGGAGCCCAACCTCCTGTATCCCGTCTCGGATCAGACATACGTGCACATCAACCCGCACACCACATCAGACGACGGCTACATGGAGTATGTGATAGTGGAACCTGACATGCCTGACAGAAAGATAATGGACCTTGCAGACAAGATGTTTGCAGTCCAGTCAGCAGACTTTGCACCACCGGCGGAAATTACGGAGAGATTCAACATGGTGGAGAACTATCTCAAAGACCACATCCAGCTGACCGACGACGTTGTGGACTATTCCTCGCTTGGAGACGTCTACAAGCTCAAGACGCTTCCTGTCAACAAAAAGGACTGGGTCGGCTTGCGATACCACTTTCTTCAAAAAAGGGCGGGAACCGGCATACTGGATCCGTTCCTTGCAGACTCTAACCTAGAAGATATTTCGATTATCGGTGCGGGAAACGTGTACATCATCCACAAGTCGTTTGGTGCGCTAAAATGCCCGCTCTTTTTGGGCGTCGAAGAAATAGACGAACTTATCATCAGCATGTCAGAGCAGTTTGGAAAGACAATCTCTCATGCAAGGCCTGTAGTTGACGCAGTGCTTCCGGACGGGTCCAGAATTAACATCGTGTTTGGCAAGGACATCAGCAGGAAGGGCACAAACGCGACCATCAGAAAGTTTGCAAGCACCCCGCTGTCCATCACACAGGTACTGTCAT
The window above is part of the Candidatus Nitrosotenuis cloacae genome. Proteins encoded here:
- a CDS encoding type II/IV secretion system ATPase subunit — encoded protein: MPFDFSQVRDPRFVQELKKSPHLLNYMEMYTIRGNPLPLFTEQLQAEHKKLKEPNLLYPVSDQTYVHINPHTTSDDGYMEYVIVEPDMPDRKIMDLADKMFAVQSADFAPPAEITERFNMVENYLKDHIQLTDDVVDYSSLGDVYKLKTLPVNKKDWVGLRYHFLQKRAGTGILDPFLADSNLEDISIIGAGNVYIIHKSFGALKCPLFLGVEEIDELIISMSEQFGKTISHARPVVDAVLPDGSRINIVFGKDISRKGTNATIRKFASTPLSITQVLSSKALDFREAAYMWMMLAEGMSVFINGETASGKTTTLMALTAFIPSNWKIVTIEDTPELTLPHSNWITEQTRDTGNEHSSVTMFDLLKAALRQRPNYIFVGEIRGAEANIAFQAMQTGHPVVSTFHAANMTALIQRITNPPMLIPKTNVENLNIGLFQGAVQGPGGKRVRRVLSINEILGYNPEGGNIMFIPVFNWDPGTDEVKFRGKGSSALFVQKVLEKRGMAKKDEGLLYEELELRAKILQKMMEKRIFNFYDVFDSISHCREIGLEAFYKELDSL